A genomic stretch from Apis cerana isolate GH-2021 linkage group LG7, AcerK_1.0, whole genome shotgun sequence includes:
- the LOC133666452 gene encoding uncharacterized protein LOC133666452: MNQGPMKRGPAPFVSVKRSFLRTIGILEPTKVDFISELPLELSQIILRNLDEESLLCVARVSRKWLQICKFDKILKQTARLHKRQIRRKMREQILGRDSPSRIESLRRIQELRRDRNRVASIRLETAVVFGNRTRILPPRNIKVSNCSTRKSRNKCIRI, encoded by the exons ATGAACCAAGGCCCAATGAAACGAGGCCCCGCCCCTTTTGTCTCGGTGAAAAGG AGCTTCCTACGAACTATTGGCATATTGGAGCCTACTAAAGTGGATTTCATTTCTGAATTGCCTCTGGAATTATCGCAGATAATTCTTCGCAATTTGGATGAGGAGTCTTTGCTGTGCGTTGCTCGAGTATCGCGAAAATGGTTGCAAATCtgcaaattcgataaaattttaaaacaaactgCAAGGCTCCATAAACGACAAATCAGAAGGAAAATGAGGGAACAAATTTTGGGACGAGATTCACCGTCAAGGATTGAATCGTTAAGAAGAATACAAGAATTGAGAAGAGATAGAAATAGAGTAGCAAGTATAAGGTTAGAAACGGCGGTAGTCTTTGGTAATAGAACTAGGATCCTACCaccaagaaatataaaagtaagtaATTGCTCAACTAGAAAATCtcgtaataaatgtattagaatatga
- the LOC133666394 gene encoding uncharacterized protein LOC133666394: protein MEFFKSFLRTIGILEPTKVDFISELPLELSQIILRNLDEESLLCVARVSRKWLQICKFDKILKQTARLHKRQIRRKMREQILGRDSPSRIESLRRIQELRRDRNRVASIRLETAVVFGNRTRIPPPRNIKVSNCSTRKSRNKCIRI from the coding sequence ATGGAATTTTTCAAGAGCTTCCTACGAACTATTGGCATATTGGAGCCTACTAAAGTGGATTTCATTTCTGAATTGCCTCTGGAATTATCGCAGATAATTCTTCGCAATTTGGATGAGGAGTCTTTGCTGTGCGTTGCTCGAGTATCGCGAAAATGGTTGCAAATCtgcaaattcgataaaattttaaaacaaactgCAAGGCTCCATAAACGACAAATCAGAAGGAAAATGAGGGAACAAATTTTGGGACGAGATTCACCGTCAAGGATTGAATCGTTAAGAAGAATACAAGAATTGAGAAGAGATAGAAATAGAGTAGCAAGTATAAGGTTAGAAACGGCGGTAGTCTTTGGTAATAGAACTAGGATCCCACCaccaagaaatataaaagtaagtaATTGCTCAACTAGAAAATCtcgtaataaatgtattagaatatga
- the LOC133666451 gene encoding uncharacterized protein LOC133666451 — protein MNQGPMKRGPAPFVSVKRQHGIFKSFLRTIGILEPTKVDFISELPLELSQIILRNLDEESLLCVARVSRKWLQICKFDKILKQTARLHKRQIRRKMREQILGRDSPSRIESLRRIQELRRDRNRVASIRLETAVVFGNRTRIPPPRNIKVSNCSTRKSRNKCIRI, from the exons ATGAACCAAGGCCCAATGAAACGAGGCCCCGCCCCTTTTGTCTCGGTGAAAAGG CAACATGGAATTTTCAAGAGCTTCCTACGAACTATTGGCATATTGGAGCCTACTAAAGTGGATTTCATTTCTGAATTGCCTCTGGAATTATCGCAGATAATTCTTCGCAATTTGGATGAGGAGTCTTTGCTGTGCGTTGCTCGAGTATCGCGAAAATGGTTGCAAATCtgcaaattcgataaaattttaaaacaaactgCAAGGCTCCATAAACGACAAATCAGAAGGAAAATGAGGGAACAAATTTTGGGACGAGATTCACCGTCAAGGATTGAATCGTTAAGAAGAATACAAGAATTGAGAAGAGATAGAAATAGAGTAGCAAGTATAAGGTTAGAAACGGCGGTAGTCTTTGGTAATAGAACTAGGATCCCACCaccaagaaatataaaagtaagtaATTGCTCAACTAGAAAATCtcgtaataaatgtattagaatatga
- the LOC133666397 gene encoding uncharacterized protein LOC133666397, producing the protein MEFFKSFLRTIGILEPTKVDFISELPLELSQIILRNLDEESLLCVARVSRKWLQICKFDKILKQTARLHKRQIRRKMREQILGRDSPSRIESLRRIQELRRDRNRVASIRLETAVVFGNRTRIPPLRNIKVSNCSTRKSRNKCIRI; encoded by the coding sequence ATGGAATTTTTCAAGAGCTTCCTACGAACTATTGGCATATTGGAGCCTACTAAAGTGGATTTCATTTCTGAATTGCCTCTGGAATTATCGCAGATAATTCTTCGCAATTTGGATGAGGAGTCTTTGCTGTGCGTTGCTCGAGTATCGCGAAAATGGTTGCAAATCtgcaaattcgataaaattttaaaacaaactgCAAGGCTCCATAAACGACAAATCAGAAGGAAAATGAGGGAACAAATTTTGGGACGAGATTCACCGTCAAGGATTGAATCGTTAAGAAGAATACAAGAATTGAGAAGAGATAGAAATAGAGTAGCAAGTATAAGGTTAGAAACGGCGGTAGTCTTTGGTAATAGAACTAGGATCCCACCactaagaaatataaaagtaagtaATTGCTCAACTAGAAAATCtcgtaataaatgtattagaatatga